From the genome of Geminocystis herdmanii PCC 6308, one region includes:
- a CDS encoding GTPase family protein, protein MIRLKSWQWFILSIPIIAIITFFVVATGLQIHAWGINWIWAIFVAILVGWRWLLVKWTKPLFPSVENIISDVQQDLQTTTFNLPSQKSYNNSEIIPKLEEVLQSIIVKTREDAPIWEDLQLFFERCQDLVSSIAKIYHPEVEYPLLNIYIPQAYGLIRGTVDDMDKWMTKLSPALNQVTIAQGYQGYQLYRKVEPSARKLLQVWSWAQWVINPAVAATKLASQETNKQANQELLINLSQVLREVALRNLARQTALLYGGDSLPLDKFIPNNETLTKTKTQTLQEILTQAQNPDQIEQKPVNILLVGRTGAGKSSLINTLFNTKKAEVDVLPSTTEIKSYQWKANTGEVLNLLDTPGYEQVDRSDYAQTVLEYAENSDIILLLNPALDPALQMDKDFLVKLRDNTADVPIFIIITQVDRLRPMREWLPPYNWLTGNSPKEVSIREAVKYRQENLGEYCKEVLPVVTLDLDRDSWYDDVLAMNILSSIEPAKQLRLARFFRNIEAKSITAAKIIDKYSFQMATTQGLTTLLKSPVLQFISTLSTGSPRLAFLLAEKIPIEQLPVVIGKLQLAFELFSLLSTNNEDKIQFDLLSLWTLLVENNGNPEQEAYALGHALVEFWTKKMTFNQLEEKYKFYLQN, encoded by the coding sequence ATGATTCGCTTAAAGTCTTGGCAATGGTTTATTTTGAGTATTCCTATTATTGCTATCATTACTTTTTTTGTGGTGGCAACGGGGTTACAAATTCACGCATGGGGTATTAATTGGATATGGGCGATATTTGTAGCTATACTTGTGGGTTGGCGTTGGTTGTTGGTAAAGTGGACAAAACCTCTATTTCCTAGTGTAGAAAATATTATCTCTGATGTACAGCAGGATTTGCAAACTACAACTTTTAATTTACCTTCCCAAAAAAGTTATAACAATTCGGAGATTATTCCTAAGCTAGAGGAAGTTTTACAGAGTATTATCGTGAAAACGAGGGAAGATGCCCCTATTTGGGAAGATTTACAGTTGTTTTTTGAACGTTGTCAGGATTTGGTAAGTTCGATCGCCAAAATTTATCATCCTGAAGTAGAATATCCATTATTGAATATTTATATCCCCCAAGCCTATGGATTAATTCGAGGTACAGTGGATGATATGGATAAGTGGATGACGAAATTGTCTCCTGCGTTAAATCAAGTAACCATTGCCCAAGGTTATCAAGGTTATCAACTATATCGCAAAGTTGAACCGAGCGCTCGTAAATTATTGCAAGTGTGGAGTTGGGCACAATGGGTGATAAATCCTGCGGTGGCGGCGACTAAGTTAGCTAGTCAAGAAACGAATAAACAAGCGAATCAGGAGTTATTGATTAATCTTAGTCAAGTTTTAAGGGAAGTGGCTTTGCGAAATTTGGCACGGCAAACGGCTTTGTTATATGGTGGTGATAGTTTACCTCTTGATAAATTTATCCCGAATAATGAGACTTTAACTAAGACAAAAACCCAGACTTTGCAAGAAATTTTGACTCAAGCTCAAAATCCAGACCAAATTGAGCAAAAACCCGTTAATATTCTTTTAGTGGGTAGAACTGGCGCTGGAAAAAGTAGCTTAATCAATACTCTTTTTAATACGAAAAAGGCGGAAGTTGATGTTTTGCCTAGCACGACGGAAATCAAAAGTTATCAATGGAAAGCTAACACAGGAGAGGTTTTAAACCTTTTGGATACTCCCGGTTATGAGCAGGTCGATCGTTCTGATTATGCGCAAACGGTGCTAGAATATGCGGAAAATAGTGATATTATTTTACTGTTAAATCCTGCGCTTGATCCAGCCTTACAAATGGATAAGGATTTTTTAGTTAAGTTGCGTGATAATACTGCTGATGTGCCTATTTTTATTATTATTACTCAAGTCGATCGACTGCGCCCGATGCGAGAATGGTTGCCTCCTTATAATTGGTTGACGGGAAATTCACCGAAGGAGGTTTCTATTCGTGAAGCGGTGAAATATCGTCAGGAAAACTTAGGAGAATACTGTAAGGAAGTTTTACCTGTGGTAACTCTCGATCTCGATCGAGATTCTTGGTATGATGACGTTTTAGCTATGAATATTTTAAGCTCGATCGAACCTGCAAAACAACTAAGACTAGCCCGTTTTTTCCGTAATATCGAAGCCAAAAGCATCACCGCCGCTAAAATTATCGATAAATATTCCTTTCAAATGGCAACCACTCAAGGCTTAACTACGTTACTCAAAAGTCCTGTCTTGCAATTTATTTCGACTTTAAGTACAGGCTCACCTCGTTTAGCCTTTTTACTAGCAGAAAAAATCCCCATTGAACAATTACCCGTAGTTATTGGTAAACTGCAATTAGCCTTTGAATTATTCTCTTTATTAAGTACAAATAACGAAGATAAAATACAATTTGATTTATTATCTTTATGGACTTTATTAGTAGAAAATAATGGTAATCCAGAGCAAGAAGCCTATGCTTTAGGTCATGCTTTAGTTGAATTTTGGACTAAAAAAATGACTTTTAATCAGTTAGAAGAAAAGTATAAATTTTATTTACAAAATTGA
- a CDS encoding tetratricopeptide repeat protein, translating into MSVMQEIVNQGLVPSGKVKICFKGKQKELLFMGIKLHDKPSIEHSKKVVKMGQDVVKFMHKREGKKAELVLLEALKLEPKSPDLLYNLAGSYMVQERKKESIELIKKIHQEYPDYSFARLSVAQFHIEDNELEEAEELLKPLFTKTEFNHNEFSKFCELHIKLAMAKKDLKEAHSWLEMWQRMGNEDDELLEYWTEELEDIFSFI; encoded by the coding sequence ATGTCAGTAATGCAAGAAATAGTTAATCAAGGATTAGTGCCTTCGGGAAAAGTAAAAATTTGCTTTAAGGGAAAACAAAAAGAATTGTTATTTATGGGGATAAAACTTCATGATAAGCCATCGATCGAACATTCTAAAAAAGTCGTAAAAATGGGACAAGATGTCGTTAAATTCATGCACAAAAGAGAAGGAAAAAAAGCAGAATTAGTACTCCTTGAAGCCTTAAAATTAGAACCAAAATCCCCAGATTTACTGTATAATTTAGCTGGTTCTTATATGGTACAAGAAAGAAAAAAAGAAAGTATTGAGCTAATCAAAAAAATTCATCAAGAATATCCTGATTATTCTTTTGCAAGGCTTAGTGTTGCACAATTTCACATAGAAGACAACGAATTGGAAGAAGCAGAAGAATTGTTAAAACCATTATTCACAAAAACAGAGTTTAACCATAACGAATTTTCTAAATTTTGTGAATTACATATCAAGTTAGCTATGGCAAAAAAAGATTTAAAAGAAGCTCATTCTTGGTTAGAAATGTGGCAAAGAATGGGAAATGAAGATGATGAGCTATTAGAATATTGGACAGAGGAATTAGAAGATATATTTTCCTTTATTTGA
- a CDS encoding S66 peptidase family protein gives MIRPQFLQKGDTLLAIAPSGTLRDKEAIKFEQGVEIWRQNGYNIVLETNYSAQEGYLAGNDQIRRLALKEAWLNPEYKGIVCVRGGYGGARLLERWQWETIPHPKWLIGFSDVTSLLWSLYNQEIVSVHGAVLTTIIEESETSLKRLFDYLEGKPLTPLYGNGWGGGKAQGRLLGGNLTVATHLLGTKLCPNFDNVILALEDVQEAPYRLDRMLTQWRIMGIFERVKGILLGRFSGCNPPDNIPSWNVNEVLLDRFSDLNIPVISELPFGHDGVNMCLPVGEWVEMDGDRGEVNFMALRL, from the coding sequence ATGATTCGTCCTCAATTTTTACAAAAAGGTGATACATTACTGGCGATCGCACCTAGCGGTACATTAAGAGACAAGGAAGCGATAAAATTTGAACAAGGAGTGGAAATCTGGCGACAAAATGGCTATAACATCGTCTTAGAAACCAATTATTCTGCCCAAGAAGGCTATTTGGCAGGAAATGATCAAATTCGCCGATTAGCCTTAAAAGAGGCATGGTTAAACCCCGAATATAAGGGCATTGTCTGCGTTAGAGGTGGCTATGGAGGGGCGAGATTATTGGAGCGTTGGCAATGGGAAACCATACCACACCCCAAATGGTTAATCGGTTTTTCTGACGTAACTAGCTTACTGTGGAGTTTATATAATCAAGAAATTGTGAGTGTTCATGGTGCTGTATTAACTACAATAATAGAAGAATCGGAAACATCCTTAAAACGCTTATTTGACTACTTGGAAGGCAAACCCCTTACTCCCCTTTATGGTAATGGTTGGGGAGGCGGTAAAGCTCAAGGAAGGCTTTTAGGTGGCAATTTGACAGTGGCAACTCATTTGTTAGGTACGAAACTTTGTCCAAACTTTGATAACGTTATTTTAGCTTTGGAAGATGTGCAAGAAGCCCCCTACCGTCTCGATCGAATGTTGACTCAATGGCGTATAATGGGCATTTTTGAACGGGTAAAAGGGATTCTTTTAGGGCGGTTTAGCGGTTGTAATCCTCCTGACAATATCCCTAGTTGGAATGTTAATGAAGTTTTGCTCGATCGATTTTCAGACTTAAATATTCCTGTAATTAGTGAGTTACCATTTGGACACGATGGGGTAAATATGTGTTTACCTGTAGGAGAATGGGTGGAAATGGATGGAGATAGGGGAGAGGTGAATTTTATGGCTCTTCGACTTTGA
- a CDS encoding four helix bundle protein, with protein sequence MSDIKDFKDLIIWQKGMIIAEKCFFLTQKFPKEELYGMIQQIRRASSSIPANISEGYGRRSPGDYKRFLNIAQGSVNELQTFLILATRVHLCTEKEVELILENLKEETRMISSLINKLS encoded by the coding sequence ATGTCAGACATAAAAGACTTTAAAGATTTAATAATTTGGCAAAAAGGGATGATAATAGCCGAAAAATGCTTTTTCCTTACCCAAAAATTTCCCAAAGAAGAATTATATGGCATGATTCAACAAATAAGAAGAGCCTCATCATCTATACCAGCAAATATATCAGAAGGTTATGGACGAAGATCCCCTGGTGATTATAAACGTTTTTTAAACATTGCACAAGGTTCAGTTAATGAATTACAAACTTTTTTGATCTTAGCGACTAGAGTTCATTTATGCACGGAAAAAGAGGTAGAATTGATTTTAGAAAATTTAAAAGAAGAAACAAGAATGATTTCATCTCTTATTAATAAACTATCATAA